A single genomic interval of Nitrososphaerales archaeon harbors:
- a CDS encoding tripartite tricarboxylate transporter substrate-binding protein gives NVHGTWPVLKHADISWTDFYAFLAVQETTAIYVNWDAPWKDLPDLLSAIKANPGKFRYGSPGAGSNGHIFGELVLKQAGLAGQAIHIPYTGGREAGAKVLAGEIEFCSVTFGDLTDYLMANKMRVLAVLHDKDIPVEGYRLSPAPNVVKYFPVMKAYFGVNPSFGIYLPRAVPDDVVRRVAEGFVYTIKQERFLKLIKERNMLLTPRMGIESDKTMSQLESARSWPLWELKIAKVDPATLEIPKPEEWKWPPHSRAEKAKPWPKELAEWKA, from the coding sequence TAATGTCCATGGAACCTGGCCAGTGCTTAAACATGCGGATATAAGTTGGACCGACTTTTACGCCTTCCTAGCGGTACAAGAGACGACCGCAATATATGTAAATTGGGACGCTCCATGGAAAGATTTACCAGATCTGTTGAGTGCTATAAAGGCGAACCCTGGCAAATTTAGGTACGGCTCCCCTGGTGCTGGGAGCAATGGACACATCTTTGGTGAGCTTGTACTCAAACAGGCTGGACTTGCTGGACAGGCGATACATATTCCATATACAGGTGGTCGAGAGGCCGGTGCAAAGGTACTTGCAGGAGAAATCGAGTTTTGTTCGGTAACGTTCGGTGATTTAACAGATTATCTGATGGCGAATAAGATGAGGGTTTTGGCAGTCCTTCATGATAAGGATATACCCGTTGAAGGCTACAGATTGAGCCCAGCACCCAACGTAGTTAAATACTTCCCTGTTATGAAAGCGTACTTTGGAGTCAATCCATCCTTCGGTATCTATTTACCTAGGGCCGTTCCAGACGATGTTGTAAGAAGAGTTGCAGAGGGATTCGTATATACGATAAAGCAGGAGCGCTTCTTAAAGTTGATCAAGGAGCGAAATATGCTTCTCACACCACGTATGGGCATCGAATCGGATAAAACGATGTCTCAGCTCGAATCGGCAAGGTCTTGGCCACTCTGGGAATTAAAGATCGCCAAGGTCGATCCGGCGACGCTCGAAATACCGAAGCCCGAAGAGTGGAAATGGCCGCCCCACTCTCGAGCTGAAAAGGCCAAACCATGGCCTAAAGAGTTGGCTGAATGGAAGGCTTAG
- a CDS encoding aldolase/citrate lyase family protein, translated as MKPNRLKEIWSRGEIAFGTWVTIGNPDVSEILSHLGFDWLVFDTEHAPLSMETVQHMIQATSGTNIVPLIRVAWNDMVLIKLALDVGAYGVVVPWVNNRDDAIKAVKATRYPPKGLRGTGPRRAALYGLDREDYFRRVEDELVTIVQTETPEAIKNIDEIMTVEGVSACFIGPTDLTTSLGIRDQQDHPKFIEAIERVLDAGRRYKIPVGIMTYNDEQLRKAIERGFKFISLSSDFSLLIRGARSFLEVAKKSIQPKV; from the coding sequence ATGAAACCCAATAGGTTAAAGGAGATATGGAGTAGGGGTGAAATAGCCTTCGGAACGTGGGTTACAATAGGTAATCCGGATGTGAGTGAAATATTGTCTCATCTTGGCTTCGACTGGCTCGTTTTTGATACCGAGCATGCCCCTCTAAGTATGGAGACTGTACAGCACATGATTCAGGCAACATCAGGGACCAACATCGTACCACTCATAAGAGTGGCTTGGAATGATATGGTATTAATAAAACTTGCCCTTGACGTTGGTGCCTATGGTGTAGTCGTACCTTGGGTGAATAATAGAGATGATGCTATAAAGGCCGTTAAGGCCACACGATACCCTCCGAAGGGCTTAAGGGGGACGGGTCCGAGGAGGGCTGCACTCTATGGCCTTGATAGAGAGGATTACTTTAGGAGGGTTGAGGATGAGCTCGTTACCATAGTACAGACGGAAACGCCCGAGGCGATTAAGAATATCGATGAGATCATGACTGTAGAAGGTGTAAGTGCATGCTTCATAGGCCCCACAGATTTAACAACATCCTTAGGCATTAGAGATCAGCAGGACCATCCGAAGTTTATAGAGGCTATTGAGAGGGTTTTGGATGCGGGAAGAAGGTATAAGATCCCGGTGGGTATAATGACGTATAACGATGAGCAATTACGTAAGGCTATTGAGAGGGGTTTTAAATTCATATCCTTGTCGAGTGACTTCAGCTTACTTATAAGAGGTGCGAGGAGCTTCCTAGAGGTAGCGAAGAAGAGTATCCAACCTAAAGTTTAA
- a CDS encoding ABC transporter permease subunit produces MKVLFYLLSIVTFTFLLTPIIMPLLISFSTLESIAFPPRGFTLRWFANILRYETFTNGFIVSSSIAITSSLLALALSLPSSYILYRYKNLRMRGYVENLFTLPILMPEIVLSYILLLFVYRALGMVSLASLIIGHTLVVIPFAMRIIYASLSNLGVDVEDAAVSLGRDRLRAFIEVVLPNIKHGFVGGFLMCFMVSFNAVSISLFLSFGEAIPLPVAMLNYLQIRYDPTIAAISTLLVAFTVLLTIGLEKIVGLVSGVR; encoded by the coding sequence ATGAAAGTGCTATTTTATCTTCTATCTATCGTGACCTTCACTTTCTTACTCACCCCTATAATCATGCCACTACTCATATCATTCTCCACACTGGAGAGTATAGCCTTCCCTCCCAGAGGATTCACCCTAAGATGGTTCGCTAACATACTAAGGTATGAAACATTTACGAATGGCTTCATAGTGAGTAGCTCGATAGCTATAACCTCATCCCTCCTCGCTCTGGCCCTCTCATTACCATCCTCATACATTCTCTATAGGTATAAGAATTTGAGGATGAGAGGATACGTGGAGAACCTCTTCACACTCCCGATACTTATGCCAGAGATCGTTTTAAGTTACATACTTCTCTTATTCGTGTACCGTGCTCTAGGTATGGTATCTCTAGCATCCTTGATTATAGGCCACACCTTGGTCGTTATACCGTTCGCCATGAGGATCATCTACGCAAGTCTATCGAATTTGGGAGTGGATGTGGAAGATGCAGCGGTCAGCCTTGGTAGAGATCGGTTGAGGGCGTTCATCGAAGTCGTTTTACCGAATATAAAGCATGGATTTGTAGGTGGATTCCTTATGTGCTTCATGGTATCCTTTAACGCTGTATCGATATCACTCTTCTTGAGCTTCGGCGAGGCTATACCTCTTCCCGTAGCTATGCTCAATTACCTACAGATTCGTTACGACCCTACCATAGCGGCCATTTCTACTCTACTGGTGGCCTTCACCGTACTACTCACGATAGGGTTGGAGAAGATCGTGGGCTTGGTTTCAGGGGTGAGATGA
- a CDS encoding ABC transporter permease, producing MEEAYRIMKPYVLLIPSLFFLTFFLLIPIIYMMISTPDFIPTFFYTTFNEEFFSVYTRTIRIGLIVTLLATLLAYPLAYYTRNASSRIKSLFKALVFLPLMVNPLVRSYGWILILGKEGLSNSILLTLKVIDEPLRFLYTEFAMILGLLELFFPFMFISLLSAMENLSEEVLMAARSLGANPLRVFMNIIFPLTLKGYIAGLSVILAGCAAAFVTPTLLGGFRNRTLSMLLYEFIEVRLNWGAATATALVIMMTVFSIILFLSYIRRVLVKGL from the coding sequence GTGGAAGAAGCGTATCGAATCATGAAACCTTACGTACTCCTCATCCCTTCCCTTTTTTTCCTTACCTTCTTTCTATTAATCCCTATCATCTACATGATGATCTCTACACCCGATTTTATACCTACGTTCTTTTATACAACATTCAATGAAGAGTTCTTCTCTGTATATACCAGAACGATTCGGATCGGATTGATCGTAACGCTACTTGCTACTCTATTGGCTTACCCGCTCGCCTACTACACGAGAAATGCTTCATCACGTATCAAATCCCTATTCAAAGCCCTCGTCTTCTTACCTCTTATGGTGAACCCCTTGGTACGTTCTTATGGATGGATCCTCATACTCGGTAAAGAGGGATTATCAAACTCCATCCTCCTTACGCTCAAGGTAATCGATGAGCCTTTAAGGTTCCTATATACGGAGTTCGCGATGATCCTAGGCTTACTCGAACTATTCTTCCCATTTATGTTCATATCTCTGTTGAGCGCTATGGAGAATCTTAGCGAAGAGGTATTGATGGCTGCAAGAAGTCTAGGTGCTAACCCTTTAAGGGTCTTCATGAATATTATATTTCCTCTTACGCTCAAAGGGTACATCGCTGGCCTATCGGTAATCCTGGCTGGCTGTGCTGCAGCCTTCGTCACACCCACGCTCTTGGGTGGCTTTAGAAATCGGACACTCAGCATGCTCCTCTACGAGTTCATCGAAGTTAGGCTCAATTGGGGCGCAGCTACAGCGACGGCACTTGTCATAATGATGACCGTCTTCTCCATAATTCTCTTCCTCTCTTACATTAGAAGAGTTTTGGTGAAGGGGTTATGA
- a CDS encoding tripartite tricarboxylate transporter TctB family protein: MEGLVKRANMHKIVNALTPLFLFIIGIFITLESLKMPKPTVGMIGTILSPGFFPTILGICLMGLSMGLMVRLMRRKEPQHTSSSKSPFLTIERKRWLVINISTVIYILLLDKFYFPILTFIYLTFLFIFLRRSQSIKRLVLYALVATFFLSFVLPQLFEIPLPYS, translated from the coding sequence ATGGAAGGCTTAGTGAAGAGGGCAAATATGCACAAGATTGTAAATGCCCTCACCCCTCTCTTTTTATTCATTATAGGTATCTTTATAACTTTAGAGTCTCTTAAAATGCCGAAACCAACGGTTGGGATGATCGGAACCATCCTATCTCCGGGTTTCTTTCCCACTATATTGGGCATTTGCCTGATGGGATTGAGTATGGGATTGATGGTTAGGTTGATGAGGCGAAAAGAACCCCAACATACCTCTTCATCAAAAAGCCCCTTTTTAACTATCGAGAGGAAGAGGTGGCTCGTTATAAATATAAGCACGGTAATATACATACTACTCTTAGACAAATTTTATTTCCCAATCCTCACATTCATCTACCTTACCTTCCTCTTCATATTTTTGAGAAGGTCTCAGAGTATCAAGAGATTGGTACTTTACGCATTGGTGGCTACATTCTTCCTCAGCTTCGTTCTACCACAATTGTTTGAAATACCTTTACCCTATAGTTAG
- a CDS encoding ABC transporter substrate-binding protein — MRKTTILIGLVVIIIAASLGYYYYLTTLPPPPPRTLYISHWGFAWDDIKRIVIEPFEKQNNVKIVLISGTTSERFTKLSTKAEPIPDLIFLPDYYTYQAAQKGLLMKLDLGKIPNYQKLYKALREQVPRSLAEYGVPFTIQDLGLAYRVDKHEKITSWKDMWREDFKGRVLMPTITATSGPMALVMTSLAYGGTMENVEPGFKALENLKKSIVTFYTRSADPQTLFERGEVEIGPVLRYNWAPLKKLPKPVDIIYPVEGSVYVLNMISIVEGSKNVDLAYKLIDFWLSTTIQRELALAGVDAPINSEVSLPADHPFNISPVFNKPIYLNPEILAKNLPAWVDAWKKRIES, encoded by the coding sequence ATGAGAAAGACAACCATCCTGATCGGATTAGTAGTGATCATCATCGCCGCATCCTTAGGATATTACTACTACCTTACTACACTCCCTCCGCCACCGCCTAGGACACTTTACATTTCACATTGGGGCTTCGCTTGGGACGATATAAAGAGGATCGTTATCGAGCCGTTTGAAAAGCAGAATAATGTAAAGATCGTTCTAATATCGGGCACTACTAGCGAGAGGTTCACAAAGCTATCTACGAAGGCTGAACCTATACCAGACCTCATATTCTTACCAGATTACTACACGTATCAGGCTGCCCAAAAGGGCCTTCTGATGAAGTTAGATCTGGGGAAGATACCGAACTATCAAAAGTTGTACAAGGCTTTGAGAGAGCAGGTTCCAAGGTCATTGGCTGAGTATGGTGTGCCATTCACAATTCAAGACCTGGGATTGGCTTATCGTGTGGATAAGCATGAGAAGATCACATCTTGGAAGGATATGTGGAGAGAGGATTTCAAAGGCCGGGTCCTTATGCCTACGATAACCGCTACATCTGGCCCTATGGCCCTCGTTATGACGAGTTTGGCGTACGGAGGCACCATGGAGAATGTGGAGCCCGGCTTCAAAGCTTTAGAGAATTTGAAGAAGAGTATCGTAACATTCTACACAAGGTCTGCAGATCCTCAGACTCTATTTGAAAGGGGAGAAGTAGAGATCGGCCCAGTCCTTAGGTACAATTGGGCACCTTTGAAGAAGCTGCCCAAGCCCGTAGATATCATCTACCCAGTAGAGGGATCGGTCTACGTTCTGAATATGATCTCGATCGTAGAGGGCAGTAAGAATGTAGATCTTGCCTACAAACTTATAGACTTCTGGCTCAGCACCACGATTCAAAGGGAGTTGGCACTCGCTGGTGTCGATGCTCCTATAAACTCAGAGGTGAGTTTACCAGCGGATCACCCATTCAACATTTCCCCCGTATTCAACAAACCTATATACTTAAATCCAGAGATCTTGGCAAAGAATCTGCCAGCGTGGGTCGATGCGTGGAAGAAGCGTATCGAATCATGA
- a CDS encoding glutamate synthase-related protein encodes MPNPVQRNSSYLNSMSTTGTRVRVEDACPSSGLCPLCIRDCPFICEVSLSAFRGREALYPDPAMFGRSTAGSLKDYGLDWSHLNIKARLLGAVGIEPDSDVALFPNVSVETSVAGIQLKIPVIIGAYGSTEVARVNWDSLAIGGALSGIMVIIGENVCGMDLEAVITDGKVTYSPELKRRVEAFRKFWDGKYGDIVVQTNVEDQRLGTDIYAISKLEVDVIERKWGQGAKAIGGEVRIGSLEKAITLKKRGYLVIPDPEDKNVQEAFKEGVFKTFERHSRVGMPNEKDFVEDIEWLREQGAKKVGLKTGGYEPAAVAFTMKVASEAKVDYVAFDGAGGGTGMSPVPMMNEQGTPTIYLEAQVLKCAQILRRKGKYVPDIIIAGGFIDETQIFKAIAMGNFGDGPYIKAVLMGRSPLTAVMKASYFAELAEKGKLPKTFEEKFGNFPEMFFIAAPELKAMLGERFKEVPWGAIGLYTYLTDRIKVGLQQLMAGARKWRLNLIDRSDLIALTERAAKVTGIQLPEDEDYIMEKLLS; translated from the coding sequence ATGCCAAACCCGGTGCAGAGGAACTCTTCTTACCTGAACTCCATGTCTACGACTGGGACCAGAGTGAGAGTTGAAGATGCGTGTCCATCGAGTGGTCTATGTCCACTTTGTATCAGAGATTGTCCATTCATTTGTGAGGTCTCATTATCAGCTTTTAGGGGTCGAGAGGCGCTTTATCCAGACCCGGCAATGTTTGGCAGAAGTACTGCCGGCTCGTTAAAAGATTATGGCCTAGATTGGTCTCACCTAAATATTAAAGCCAGGCTTCTGGGAGCGGTAGGAATAGAACCGGATTCGGATGTGGCACTCTTCCCAAACGTTAGTGTAGAGACCAGCGTTGCCGGTATACAACTCAAGATACCCGTTATAATCGGTGCCTACGGCTCGACCGAGGTTGCTAGGGTCAACTGGGATAGCCTAGCCATAGGCGGAGCGCTCTCTGGGATAATGGTCATCATAGGCGAGAATGTCTGTGGTATGGATTTAGAAGCGGTCATCACGGATGGAAAGGTCACATATTCACCCGAACTTAAAAGAAGGGTCGAGGCATTTAGAAAATTCTGGGATGGAAAGTATGGTGATATTGTGGTTCAGACGAATGTTGAGGATCAGCGGCTTGGAACGGATATTTACGCAATATCGAAGTTGGAGGTCGATGTTATTGAAAGGAAGTGGGGCCAGGGAGCGAAGGCGATCGGTGGTGAGGTTAGGATAGGTAGCCTAGAGAAGGCTATTACTTTAAAGAAAAGGGGGTACTTGGTCATACCCGATCCCGAGGATAAGAATGTGCAAGAAGCCTTTAAGGAAGGGGTCTTCAAGACGTTTGAAAGGCATAGCAGGGTCGGTATGCCGAATGAAAAAGACTTCGTTGAAGATATCGAGTGGCTTAGGGAACAGGGGGCCAAGAAGGTCGGATTGAAGACCGGAGGGTATGAGCCCGCAGCTGTAGCATTTACGATGAAGGTCGCTTCTGAAGCGAAGGTTGATTACGTTGCCTTTGATGGTGCTGGTGGCGGGACTGGGATGAGTCCAGTTCCGATGATGAACGAGCAAGGGACACCAACGATTTATCTCGAAGCACAGGTCCTGAAGTGTGCCCAAATATTGAGAAGGAAGGGTAAGTATGTTCCAGATATTATTATTGCTGGGGGCTTCATAGATGAAACTCAGATATTTAAGGCGATCGCGATGGGCAACTTTGGTGATGGGCCATATATTAAAGCTGTTTTGATGGGGAGATCTCCACTAACTGCGGTGATGAAAGCATCGTACTTTGCAGAGCTGGCGGAGAAGGGGAAGTTACCAAAGACTTTCGAAGAGAAATTTGGTAACTTCCCGGAAATGTTCTTCATAGCAGCTCCAGAGCTAAAGGCGATGTTGGGCGAGAGGTTCAAAGAGGTTCCATGGGGCGCCATTGGATTATACACCTACCTAACCGATAGGATTAAGGTCGGTCTACAGCAGTTGATGGCTGGAGCGAGAAAATGGAGGCTCAATCTAATAGATAGAAGCGACCTGATAGCGCTAACAGAAAGGGCTGCAAAGGTCACTGGCATACAGTTGCCGGAAGATGAAGACTACATCATGGAGAAACTCCTCTCCTAG
- a CDS encoding tripartite tricarboxylate transporter permease, producing MIELFGEWSYFLGKLMENILSPLIIGAIFVGALIGYVVGVLPGLTAVMGMSLLLGFCFRLPVEIGLALLIGIYTGAMHTGGITSILVNIPGTPAAAATTLDGFPLAKKGKAREAIGAVITASMIGEVISAFILLFALPIFSLFALMFGDWEVFLFCMYGILIVGALSGKDPVKGWISGILGLFFAIVGLESLYAYPRFTFGLTYLEKGISFIPALIGLFGLSEVLAVLKEKEPYVISGERGFAIINFPLVIKNFVTVLRSTLIGLWIGFIPGIGESVSPWVAYDAAKRSSKNKEEFGKGSFEGVIAAEVADNTTLAGALFPTLVFGIPGSGPTAVILAALFIYGVRPGPLLLIERPGFLSNIVVFILLSSIVCFFVAYLLSKYVITLLSLPRDILFPIVIVLCILGSWGVEFTIFDIFVMFIFGIIGYFMKVYNYPIPPMVLGILIGEITDLHLRRALLQYSTDPLGLFIRPMGLIVTVFIILLIYIGKRTVRAHA from the coding sequence ATGATAGAGCTGTTTGGTGAATGGTCTTACTTCTTAGGAAAGCTGATGGAGAATATCTTATCTCCATTGATTATAGGCGCTATATTTGTTGGTGCATTGATAGGTTATGTAGTCGGTGTCTTACCGGGGCTTACTGCCGTCATGGGTATGTCATTACTATTGGGCTTCTGCTTCAGGCTACCTGTAGAGATAGGCCTTGCCTTGCTTATAGGTATATACACTGGCGCGATGCATACGGGAGGTATAACTTCAATATTGGTTAATATACCGGGAACACCGGCAGCCGCTGCTACGACGTTGGATGGCTTCCCATTGGCGAAGAAAGGTAAGGCAAGAGAGGCTATAGGTGCTGTGATCACAGCCTCTATGATAGGTGAGGTTATAAGCGCATTTATTCTGCTATTCGCACTCCCAATATTCTCACTCTTCGCGCTGATGTTCGGCGATTGGGAGGTATTCCTATTCTGCATGTATGGTATTTTGATCGTCGGTGCGCTATCGGGCAAGGATCCTGTGAAGGGTTGGATCTCTGGTATTTTAGGGCTATTCTTTGCTATCGTCGGATTAGAGAGTCTATACGCATATCCACGCTTCACCTTCGGCCTCACATATTTAGAGAAAGGTATCAGCTTCATCCCAGCGCTCATAGGTCTATTCGGTTTGAGCGAGGTCCTTGCGGTATTGAAAGAGAAGGAGCCATATGTAATCTCGGGTGAGCGTGGATTCGCGATCATCAACTTTCCATTGGTTATAAAGAACTTCGTTACAGTACTTCGCTCTACACTCATCGGCTTATGGATCGGTTTTATCCCGGGCATCGGTGAATCGGTTTCACCATGGGTTGCATACGATGCAGCGAAGAGGTCATCAAAGAATAAGGAGGAGTTTGGTAAGGGTAGTTTTGAAGGTGTTATCGCTGCAGAGGTTGCCGATAATACGACTTTGGCGGGAGCACTCTTCCCCACACTCGTATTTGGAATACCGGGAAGTGGGCCTACAGCGGTAATCTTGGCAGCACTCTTCATCTATGGGGTAAGGCCCGGTCCATTGCTATTGATCGAAAGGCCTGGCTTCTTGAGCAATATCGTTGTATTCATCCTCCTATCAAGTATAGTATGCTTCTTCGTGGCTTACCTCCTATCCAAGTATGTCATTACACTCCTCTCATTACCGAGGGATATCCTATTTCCGATAGTCATCGTTCTATGCATATTGGGAAGCTGGGGTGTCGAATTTACAATCTTCGATATCTTCGTCATGTTCATCTTCGGGATAATAGGTTATTTCATGAAGGTCTATAATTATCCGATCCCTCCGATGGTTCTAGGTATATTGATCGGTGAGATAACAGATCTACATTTAAGGAGGGCATTACTTCAATACTCGACAGATCCATTAGGTCTATTCATACGCCCGATGGGTCTGATCGTTACGGTCTTCATCATCCTCTTGATATATATTGGTAAGCGTACCGTTAGAGCACATGCGTAA
- a CDS encoding VOC family protein, producing the protein MIKKISHVGIVVRDMDEALKLFEKVFNLKPAVVKEAMGGKLKVAFIPVGDDEIELLQPLDMEIPFGKFLQTHGQGIHHISLATDNIEDEIERMKKEGVTFDAEKPRIGAHGVKIIFTKPETTGKIAVELCQES; encoded by the coding sequence ATGATCAAGAAGATCAGCCATGTAGGTATCGTCGTTAGAGATATGGATGAAGCGTTGAAGCTCTTCGAGAAGGTCTTCAATCTGAAGCCCGCCGTGGTCAAAGAAGCTATGGGAGGTAAACTTAAGGTCGCATTCATACCCGTAGGTGATGATGAAATTGAATTACTTCAACCATTGGATATGGAGATACCTTTCGGTAAATTCCTCCAAACACATGGTCAAGGGATTCACCACATCTCTCTAGCCACGGATAATATCGAGGATGAAATAGAGCGGATGAAGAAAGAAGGTGTTACATTCGATGCCGAGAAGCCCAGAATAGGCGCCCATGGTGTAAAGATCATATTTACGAAACCTGAGACTACAGGTAAGATCGCTGTAGAGCTCTGCCAAGAATCGTAA
- a CDS encoding NrpR regulatory domain-containing protein: protein MKELKDTEIYEISRKDIEILRILSESNEPLGSTLIRRELEKRGFFLSERTVRYHLQMLELKGLVSGHERSGRMITSKGLEELSNALVSQRIGFITTKFLSMAYSVTYNPTTDSGMVVANVSIVDKEFYDKVIEVIRSLHEADLLLAPYFKVLNEEEEYQNIYVSEGKIALFTVCDLTIDGVLIHSGIPLFLKYGGLVQVVNRVPLRFIDLISYDGTTVPPLELFVRSNRTSITKIIKTGSGTLPVAMRESLAEARDKTIKILSRLKEKGWRGVLAISAPNEPLLGVPVSMDRFGLCMIGGLSPGAALVEEGATIETFAPHCLIPLEDMERIE, encoded by the coding sequence TTGAAGGAATTAAAGGATACCGAGATTTATGAAATATCTAGAAAAGATATTGAAATATTAAGGATTTTGAGCGAGTCGAATGAACCACTCGGATCGACTTTGATTAGGCGGGAGCTGGAAAAGAGAGGTTTCTTCTTGAGTGAAAGAACCGTGAGGTATCATCTTCAGATGCTGGAGTTGAAGGGTTTGGTTTCTGGCCATGAAAGGAGTGGAAGGATGATAACCAGTAAAGGTTTGGAGGAGTTGAGCAATGCCCTCGTTTCGCAGAGAATCGGCTTTATAACCACGAAGTTCCTGAGCATGGCCTATTCGGTCACATACAATCCAACCACAGATTCAGGGATGGTAGTCGCGAACGTTTCAATCGTAGATAAAGAATTCTACGATAAGGTGATCGAGGTGATAAGATCCCTTCATGAAGCAGATCTCTTATTGGCTCCGTACTTTAAGGTGCTGAATGAGGAGGAAGAATATCAAAACATATACGTTTCTGAGGGGAAGATCGCACTCTTCACAGTTTGTGACTTGACGATAGATGGTGTATTAATTCACTCTGGGATTCCACTATTCTTAAAGTATGGTGGACTCGTTCAGGTTGTGAACCGCGTACCTTTACGCTTCATCGATCTAATCTCATACGATGGAACGACTGTACCACCGCTCGAATTATTTGTGCGCAGCAATCGGACATCGATCACCAAGATCATAAAGACAGGATCTGGAACATTGCCAGTAGCGATGAGGGAGAGTCTGGCTGAAGCAAGGGACAAAACTATCAAGATACTCTCGAGATTAAAAGAAAAGGGTTGGAGAGGGGTATTGGCCATTTCGGCGCCCAATGAACCGCTGTTGGGCGTACCAGTATCTATGGATCGATTTGGGCTATGTATGATTGGCGGTTTATCCCCTGGTGCAGCATTGGTGGAGGAGGGTGCGACGATCGAGACCTTCGCCCCTCACTGTCTGATTCCACTCGAAGATATGGAAAGAATAGAATAA
- the garR gene encoding 2-hydroxy-3-oxopropionate reductase encodes MNKEKIGFIGLGVMGKPMSKNLLKAGYSLVVYDIRPEPVEELVKLGAERANSPKEVAEKCNIIITMLPDGPDVEQVILGPNGVLEGLRKGSIVIDMSSISPIVAKRVAMEVEKKGGEMLDAPVSGSEPSAIEGTLAIMVGGKEEVFKKCLPIFQAMGKTITLVGGSGAGQIAKLANQIIVALNIAALSEALVLATKAGLDPEVVFQAIRGGLAGSMVMERKAPMIMDRNFKPGFRIKLHQKDLRNVMQAATEYNVPLPFTSLAYQVLNALVNEGKGDLDHSAIVLFLEDLAKAEVKRKK; translated from the coding sequence TTGAATAAGGAAAAGATCGGATTTATAGGGCTTGGCGTCATGGGGAAACCTATGTCCAAAAACTTACTGAAGGCCGGTTATTCACTCGTCGTATATGATATAAGGCCTGAGCCGGTTGAGGAGCTCGTCAAACTCGGGGCTGAAAGGGCGAACTCTCCTAAGGAAGTCGCCGAAAAGTGTAACATCATCATAACGATGCTGCCAGATGGGCCCGATGTGGAGCAGGTTATACTCGGGCCGAATGGTGTACTGGAAGGTTTGAGAAAGGGCTCTATAGTGATCGATATGAGCTCCATCTCACCCATAGTAGCGAAAAGGGTCGCCATGGAGGTCGAGAAGAAGGGTGGGGAGATGCTGGATGCACCTGTGAGTGGTAGCGAACCTTCAGCTATTGAAGGTACCTTAGCTATTATGGTTGGGGGTAAGGAAGAGGTCTTCAAGAAATGTTTGCCAATATTTCAGGCGATGGGAAAGACGATTACACTCGTCGGAGGGAGTGGTGCAGGTCAAATTGCAAAGCTCGCTAATCAGATCATCGTAGCCCTCAATATTGCAGCCCTTTCTGAAGCTCTGGTCTTGGCGACGAAGGCTGGCTTAGACCCTGAAGTCGTATTTCAAGCGATTCGAGGGGGATTGGCTGGTAGTATGGTTATGGAGAGGAAAGCACCTATGATTATGGATAGGAACTTTAAACCGGGGTTCCGAATCAAGCTTCATCAGAAGGATCTTAGGAATGTAATGCAGGCAGCGACGGAGTATAATGTACCACTCCCATTCACGAGCCTTGCCTACCAAGTCTTAAATGCATTGGTGAATGAAGGAAAGGGTGATCTAGACCATTCAGCTATAGTGCTCTTCTTGGAAGATCTGGCGAAGGCGGAGGTGAAGAGAAAGAAATGA